In Novosphingobium sp. MMS21-SN21R, a single genomic region encodes these proteins:
- a CDS encoding heme-binding protein yields MKHLLLVAAAAIISAPVAAQTAVPAAAAAAPVGYGAPITLADAMELIDRAQKLAKARNFKMAFSAVEPSGELVAFARMDDVVYGSVHLAQQKARAAARFRLPTSEFESRVAGGRTVLLSSDEVIAIGGGVPIVANGRVIGALGVSGGSAADDVTVASAAVSD; encoded by the coding sequence ATGAAACATCTGCTGCTTGTCGCCGCCGCAGCGATAATCTCGGCACCTGTCGCAGCACAAACCGCTGTGCCGGCCGCGGCGGCCGCCGCGCCGGTTGGCTATGGTGCTCCGATCACGCTCGCAGATGCGATGGAGCTGATCGACAGGGCCCAAAAGCTGGCGAAAGCGCGCAACTTCAAGATGGCTTTTTCCGCGGTCGAGCCGTCGGGCGAATTGGTCGCATTCGCCAGGATGGACGATGTCGTGTACGGATCTGTCCACCTCGCACAGCAGAAGGCCCGTGCCGCCGCGCGTTTCCGCCTGCCAACCTCCGAGTTCGAGAGCCGTGTAGCGGGCGGGAGAACCGTTCTGCTGTCGTCCGATGAGGTCATTGCGATCGGCGGCGGCGTTCCGATTGTGGCAAACGGCAGAGTGATAGGGGCGCTTGGCGTATCAGGCGGTAGTGCAGCCGATGATGTTACGGTCGCAAGTGCCGCTGTTTCTGATTGA
- a CDS encoding helix-turn-helix domain-containing protein produces the protein MGAAQGAKAHFTEAPVQNLEGVLTVRWIRMRRLERCRADLENPEMRNLSISEIAFNHGFSNISSFNRAFKARFKVAPTALRNS, from the coding sequence ATGGGCGCGGCGCAAGGTGCCAAGGCCCATTTCACTGAGGCCCCAGTGCAGAACCTTGAAGGCGTGTTAACGGTCAGATGGATCCGGATGCGTAGGCTGGAGCGATGCCGGGCCGATCTGGAGAACCCCGAAATGCGAAATCTTTCAATCAGTGAAATCGCCTTTAACCACGGTTTTAGTAATATCAGCAGTTTCAATCGCGCATTCAAGGCGAGGTTCAAAGTTGCGCCAACGGCTCTGCGCAATTCCTAG
- a CDS encoding ParB/Srx family N-terminal domain-containing protein → MSIGQIVERNITSLKAYAGNARTHSKKQIKQIAASIERFGFTNPVLVSDDGEIIAGHGRGLRCEIARVESGANNCAVAPLGS, encoded by the coding sequence ATGTCCATCGGTCAAATCGTCGAACGCAACATCACGTCACTGAAAGCCTACGCTGGCAATGCGCGAACCCATTCCAAAAAGCAGATCAAGCAGATCGCCGCCTCAATCGAGCGGTTCGGGTTCACCAACCCGGTGCTGGTCTCAGACGACGGCGAGATCATCGCCGGCCACGGCCGGGGTCTGCGCTGCGAAATTGCTCGGGTGGAAAGCGGTGCCAACAATTGCGCTGTCGCACCTCTCGGAAGTTGA
- a CDS encoding nuclear transport factor 2 family protein — translation MTATPPSLAGSEVATETNDLIALSRQKWLWMANRDIQQLEGLFHAQSRFVHMGATMDRTGELDVIRSSRIEYKCADISDISAESIGDTAVV, via the coding sequence ATGACTGCAACGCCACCATCGCTTGCCGGCAGCGAAGTCGCCACCGAAACAAATGACCTGATCGCGCTTTCCCGCCAGAAATGGCTATGGATGGCCAACCGGGACATACAGCAGCTCGAAGGGCTGTTCCACGCCCAGTCGCGCTTCGTTCACATGGGCGCCACGATGGACCGGACCGGCGAACTGGACGTGATCCGCAGCAGCAGGATCGAATACAAATGCGCAGACATCAGCGATATCTCGGCCGAATCGATCGGCGATACCGCCGTCGTATAG
- a CDS encoding ImmA/IrrE family metallo-endopeptidase has translation MTFSRLDLDGLGSPSALAARIYELAPDLTRDFDIADLCRQLDIVSITEIPTSAYEAALVMDEHKASGAILLAEGRSAERRRFSIGHELGHFLIPTHMPRAGEPMTCALADFHHTDAKAHDRHKRIEAEANRFAAALLMPPQRIRRAMTSREPDLAEIVRLAREFAVSKEAMARGYVAASRADIAVLVVQHRRLLRVYRSAEFPWIEVQVGQSVPPDSLAVDGIHLPGTLTTIEECEPEIWLGSSATASVEVMTEQVLGQAKGYALILLRVESGET, from the coding sequence TTGACGTTCAGCCGGCTCGATCTTGACGGGCTTGGCTCACCTTCAGCGCTCGCGGCGCGCATTTACGAACTTGCACCCGACCTGACGCGGGACTTCGACATCGCTGACCTTTGCCGGCAACTCGACATCGTCTCGATTACCGAGATACCGACCAGCGCCTACGAAGCCGCTCTGGTCATGGACGAGCACAAGGCCAGCGGCGCGATCCTCCTTGCCGAGGGCCGTTCGGCGGAGCGGCGCCGGTTCTCGATCGGTCACGAGCTGGGACACTTCCTGATCCCCACGCACATGCCCCGGGCCGGGGAACCGATGACCTGTGCCCTTGCAGACTTCCACCACACCGATGCCAAGGCGCACGATCGCCACAAGCGGATTGAGGCCGAGGCCAACCGCTTTGCCGCAGCGCTGCTGATGCCGCCCCAGCGGATCCGGCGGGCCATGACCTCGCGCGAACCGGATCTTGCCGAGATCGTCCGGCTCGCCCGCGAGTTCGCGGTCAGCAAGGAGGCGATGGCCCGCGGCTATGTTGCTGCCTCCCGCGCCGACATAGCGGTTCTGGTCGTGCAGCACCGACGGCTGCTCCGGGTCTACCGCTCTGCCGAATTTCCCTGGATCGAAGTGCAGGTCGGCCAATCCGTGCCACCGGATTCACTGGCTGTTGACGGCATCCATCTCCCCGGAACCCTGACCACGATCGAGGAGTGCGAGCCCGAGATCTGGCTGGGCAGCTCTGCCACGGCAAGCGTTGAGGTCATGACCGAGCAGGTACTCGGCCAGGCCAAAGGTTACGCCCTAATCCTGCTGCGGGTCGAGAGCGGCGAAACTTAG
- a CDS encoding helix-turn-helix transcriptional regulator gives MTFARKLHDLRIAQKRSLQDVADAIGVSKAHVWNLEKGTTANPSMDLVVKLAELFRVRVADLVGEAPDSSDEPAEMVAMFRDLKQLEERDRDTIRMLMEQMKRRKDEKD, from the coding sequence ATGACTTTTGCCCGCAAGCTTCACGACCTGCGCATCGCGCAGAAACGCTCACTTCAGGACGTCGCCGACGCGATTGGCGTCTCAAAGGCGCACGTCTGGAACCTCGAGAAGGGGACGACTGCCAATCCGTCGATGGACCTCGTGGTCAAGCTTGCCGAGCTGTTCCGGGTGCGGGTTGCTGACTTGGTCGGCGAGGCACCTGACAGCAGCGACGAGCCGGCCGAGATGGTCGCGATGTTCAGGGACCTCAAACAGCTCGAGGAACGTGACCGCGACACCATCCGCATGTTGATGGAGCAGATGAAGCGCCGCAAGGATGAGAAGGATTGA
- a CDS encoding DUF5681 domain-containing protein: protein MGDDKLPVPYAVGYGKPPEVHRFQKGRSGNPGGRPKRAMAKPKKVNTGFGMKAAEEYLRLEAYRPVMVREGEQVIELPTIQAVFRAMGVAAMKGNRFVQKTLADMVARMEAEHHASRFELFGTMVEYKHKWGEEIERCRRLGIPEPQPVPHPDDIILDPNTGDTQILGPKTKEQKQALEGALARRAEAQDEVTYFADKHRRTRDPKLKQRYLDDWHFEQRMFDIINDVVGPRYKAKLQNRSYAKGASQSGKALDEMRRNKQLRGEYLE, encoded by the coding sequence ATGGGTGACGACAAGCTGCCTGTCCCCTACGCGGTTGGCTATGGCAAACCGCCCGAAGTCCACCGTTTTCAGAAGGGCAGATCCGGCAATCCCGGGGGCCGGCCCAAGCGCGCCATGGCCAAGCCGAAGAAGGTCAACACCGGGTTCGGGATGAAGGCTGCCGAGGAGTACCTGCGGCTTGAGGCCTATCGTCCGGTCATGGTCCGCGAGGGCGAGCAGGTAATCGAGCTCCCCACGATCCAGGCGGTGTTCCGCGCAATGGGCGTGGCGGCGATGAAGGGCAACCGGTTCGTCCAGAAGACCCTTGCCGACATGGTCGCGCGGATGGAAGCCGAGCACCATGCCTCGAGGTTCGAGCTGTTCGGCACAATGGTCGAGTACAAGCACAAGTGGGGCGAGGAGATCGAGCGGTGCCGCAGGCTCGGCATTCCTGAACCACAGCCGGTCCCGCACCCCGACGACATCATCCTCGATCCGAACACCGGGGACACCCAGATCCTCGGCCCCAAGACCAAGGAGCAGAAGCAGGCGCTCGAAGGCGCCCTCGCCCGCCGCGCAGAGGCGCAGGACGAGGTCACGTACTTCGCTGACAAGCATCGCCGCACGCGGGATCCGAAACTCAAGCAGCGCTACCTCGACGACTGGCACTTCGAGCAGCGCATGTTCGACATAATCAACGATGTCGTAGGCCCGCGCTACAAGGCGAAGCTGCAGAACCGGTCGTATGCGAAAGGCGCTTCGCAATCGGGCAAGGCGCTCGATGAGATGAGGCGGAACAAGCAGTTGCGGGGCGAGTACTTGGAGTAG
- a CDS encoding electron transfer flavoprotein subunit alpha/FixB family protein, whose product MKTLVLVEHDNASVKDATLAAITAASQLGEVTALVAGTDCDGAAQAAAQIAGVAKVIKADDAALANALAENLAPLVASLMADYDAFVAPATTTGKNVAPRVAALLDVMQVSDILSVEGPRTFTRPIYAGNAIATVESSDAKLVITVRGTAFAKADATGGSASVEAVSATPDSGLSSFVSAEIAKSERPELTSAKIIVSGGRALKDAATFEQVITPLADKLGAGIGASRAAVDAGYVPNDYQVGQTGKIVAPEVYIAIGISGAIQHLAGMKDSKTIIAINKDEDAPIFAVADLGLVGDLFTLVPELTAKL is encoded by the coding sequence ATGAAGACACTGGTTCTGGTCGAACACGACAACGCATCGGTCAAGGATGCGACGCTCGCCGCCATCACCGCTGCCAGCCAGCTTGGCGAAGTGACCGCGCTGGTCGCAGGCACGGATTGTGACGGCGCCGCGCAGGCTGCCGCGCAGATCGCAGGCGTTGCCAAGGTCATCAAGGCTGATGACGCGGCGCTCGCCAATGCGCTGGCGGAAAACCTCGCGCCGCTGGTGGCAAGCCTGATGGCGGACTACGACGCCTTCGTCGCGCCCGCCACGACCACCGGCAAGAACGTCGCGCCGCGCGTGGCCGCCCTGCTCGACGTGATGCAGGTCTCGGACATCCTCTCGGTCGAGGGTCCCCGGACGTTCACCCGCCCGATCTATGCCGGCAACGCCATCGCCACGGTCGAAAGCAGCGACGCCAAGCTGGTGATCACCGTGCGCGGCACCGCCTTTGCCAAGGCTGACGCGACCGGCGGCAGTGCATCGGTCGAAGCCGTCAGCGCCACCCCCGACAGCGGCCTCAGCAGCTTCGTCAGCGCCGAGATCGCCAAGTCCGAGCGTCCGGAACTGACCAGCGCCAAGATCATCGTCTCGGGCGGCCGCGCGCTCAAGGACGCCGCGACGTTCGAGCAGGTCATCACGCCGCTGGCGGACAAGCTCGGCGCGGGCATCGGTGCAAGCCGCGCGGCGGTCGACGCAGGCTACGTGCCCAACGACTACCAGGTCGGCCAGACCGGCAAGATCGTCGCTCCCGAAGTCTACATCGCGATCGGCATCTCGGGCGCGATCCAGCATCTTGCGGGCATGAAGGACTCCAAGACCATCATCGCCATCAACAAGGACGAAGACGCCCCGATCTTCGCAGTCGCAGACCTCGGCCTCGTCGGCGACCTGTTCACGCTGGTCCCCGAACTGACCGCAAAGCTGTGA
- a CDS encoding aldo/keto reductase produces the protein MHWGLSEMGLGTLRRAHAELPLSAVQSEYSMLWRGPEREVLPLCEELGIGFVPWSPLGVQFLTGWIDANTRFAQGDIRGIESRFSPENLPHNLQLVAILKAWAQRKQAAPAQIALAWLLAQKPWIVPIPGTTNLAHMQQNVGAVDVRFSASELAELNTAVRAVEVAGQRLPDAVLAYSGVEAPPKR, from the coding sequence CTGCACTGGGGCCTCAGTGAAATGGGCCTTGGCACCTTGCGCCGCGCCCATGCCGAGCTTCCGCTGAGCGCCGTACAAAGCGAATACTCGATGCTGTGGCGCGGCCCTGAGCGCGAAGTGCTGCCCCTGTGCGAGGAACTGGGCATCGGTTTCGTGCCGTGGAGTCCGCTGGGCGTTCAATTCCTGACAGGGTGGATCGATGCCAACACCCGTTTCGCGCAAGGAGACATTCGCGGCATCGAGAGCCGCTTCTCGCCGGAGAACCTGCCGCACAACCTGCAGCTTGTTGCCATCCTGAAGGCATGGGCGCAGCGCAAGCAGGCCGCGCCGGCGCAAATTGCGCTGGCCTGGCTGCTGGCGCAGAAGCCGTGGATCGTGCCCATTCCGGGCACCACCAATCTCGCGCACATGCAACAGAACGTCGGCGCAGTTGATGTCCGCTTCTCCGCCTCGGAACTGGCAGAACTCAATACCGCAGTACGCGCGGTCGAAGTAGCGGGGCAGCGCCTTCCCGATGCCGTGCTCGCCTATTCCGGCGTGGAAGCACCGCCGAAGCGTTGA
- a CDS encoding acyl-CoA dehydrogenase C-terminal domain-containing protein: MTTYAAPTDDTWFVVKHVLQIDRYSHLEGYDALDEGFFKAILDGVGRFASEVLAPLNQTGDMNGCTRNENGSVTTPPGFKAAYRQWLDAGWAALEGAAEFGGMGLPKIVSTAASEYVLSANQAFETYSGLTNAATAALAASASDELKALYLPRMTTGQWSGTMNLTEPHCGTDLGLLRTKATPNADGTFAISGTKIFITAGEHDLTENIVHLVLARLPDAPAGVRGISLFLVPKFIPDSDGAPGAQNSVSCGSIEHKMGIRGSATCTMNYDGATGWLVGEPHRGLSAMFVMMNSARLGVGQQGLAQAEAAFQNAKAYALDRRQGRALTGPSEPDKPADLLIVHPDVRRVLMEAKVYTEGLRALCLWGGLLVDVAEHSPDATERAEAEDRLALLTPVIKAFGSDKGFETAVNCQQIWGGHGYISENGVDQFVRDARIAMIYEGANAVQAMDLVGRKLGLRGGKTFECFVEDVEGLISNTSSRPELAKISTSLDRAASDVKAAAIWLQRRGAAEPDDLGAGATAFLHMFGVVTLGFMWLRMAEAALSDGAASDQRSGFLTTKLLAAQFYASRILPETASLRAKVEAGSEIMMAMSPCDF, translated from the coding sequence ATGACCACTTACGCAGCTCCAACAGACGACACCTGGTTCGTCGTAAAGCACGTCCTCCAGATTGATCGCTATTCCCATCTTGAAGGTTACGATGCTCTGGATGAGGGCTTCTTCAAGGCAATCCTTGACGGTGTCGGCAGGTTCGCAAGCGAAGTCTTAGCGCCGCTAAATCAGACAGGCGACATGAACGGGTGTACACGCAATGAGAATGGTAGCGTCACCACGCCGCCCGGCTTCAAGGCCGCATACCGGCAATGGTTAGACGCGGGGTGGGCGGCGCTGGAAGGCGCTGCTGAGTTTGGCGGAATGGGCCTTCCCAAGATCGTATCGACCGCAGCTTCGGAATACGTCCTTTCAGCTAATCAGGCATTCGAAACCTATTCGGGACTGACGAATGCTGCAACTGCCGCATTGGCGGCGTCGGCTTCGGATGAACTGAAAGCGCTGTATCTGCCGCGCATGACCACGGGACAATGGTCTGGCACTATGAATCTCACGGAACCGCACTGCGGTACCGATCTTGGCTTGCTGCGAACGAAGGCAACGCCGAACGCGGATGGCACCTTTGCAATTTCCGGCACGAAAATATTCATCACCGCAGGAGAGCACGACCTCACCGAGAATATCGTCCACCTCGTACTGGCGCGCCTCCCCGATGCACCCGCTGGCGTACGCGGTATTTCGCTCTTTCTGGTGCCCAAATTTATCCCCGATTCGGACGGCGCACCCGGTGCACAGAACAGCGTGAGTTGCGGCTCCATCGAACACAAGATGGGTATCCGTGGCAGCGCAACCTGCACCATGAATTATGATGGAGCGACGGGTTGGCTAGTAGGTGAACCACATCGCGGACTGTCCGCCATGTTTGTCATGATGAATTCTGCCCGGCTGGGAGTTGGTCAGCAGGGCCTTGCCCAAGCAGAAGCCGCGTTCCAGAATGCAAAGGCTTATGCACTCGATCGCCGGCAGGGGCGGGCTCTGACCGGTCCGTCAGAGCCTGACAAGCCTGCTGACCTGCTCATCGTTCACCCTGATGTGCGCCGGGTTCTAATGGAGGCCAAGGTCTACACTGAAGGCTTGCGTGCGCTTTGCCTTTGGGGGGGGCTGCTTGTCGATGTTGCCGAGCATTCGCCAGATGCTACCGAGCGCGCCGAAGCGGAAGACCGCCTTGCCCTGCTAACGCCGGTCATCAAGGCGTTCGGATCAGACAAGGGATTTGAAACAGCCGTTAACTGCCAGCAAATTTGGGGCGGGCACGGCTACATCAGCGAAAATGGCGTGGACCAATTCGTTCGTGACGCCCGAATCGCCATGATTTACGAGGGTGCAAATGCTGTTCAGGCAATGGACCTTGTTGGACGAAAGCTTGGCTTGCGCGGCGGCAAGACATTCGAATGCTTCGTTGAGGACGTTGAAGGCCTGATTTCCAACACTTCTTCCCGTCCCGAACTCGCCAAGATTTCAACATCTCTCGATCGTGCGGCAAGCGACGTCAAGGCCGCGGCGATCTGGCTCCAACGTAGAGGTGCTGCAGAACCGGACGACCTTGGCGCAGGTGCAACGGCGTTCCTGCACATGTTTGGCGTCGTCACGCTCGGTTTCATGTGGTTGCGCATGGCTGAAGCTGCACTTTCAGACGGCGCCGCTAGTGATCAAAGATCTGGCTTTCTCACCACTAAACTCCTTGCAGCGCAATTCTATGCGTCACGCATTTTGCCAGAAACAGCCAGCTTGCGTGCCAAGGTCGAAGCAGGGTCAGAGATCATGATGGCCATGTCGCCATGCGATTTCTGA
- a CDS encoding DNA modification methylase: MPTIALSHLSEVERRAYVLADNKLALNAGWDRDILAIELQALVDFQFDVELTGFSLAEVDIVLDEANEADPGKLDAPEDKVAFASGAPVSRQGDLWQLGRHKLLCGDARSEMDFAALMGTEHADLVFTDPPYNVKIDGNVCGLGSVRHREFAFASGEMSENQFTAFLAETLGNAAAIMRDGAIAFVCMDWRHMGEMLAAGRAVFTELKNLVVWNKTNGGMGAFYRSKHELVFVFKQGTAPHTNSFGLGETGRYRTNVWDYAGISSISGSRADELAMHPTVKPVALIADAIRDCSRRGELVLDCFGGSGSTLIAAEKTGRCARLIEYDPLYCDTIVRRWEKLTGKRASLAVTGDCFEDVAEQRLGLALDGEAA; encoded by the coding sequence GTGCCAACAATTGCGCTGTCGCACCTCTCGGAAGTTGAGCGACGGGCCTATGTCCTGGCCGACAACAAGCTGGCACTGAACGCGGGCTGGGATCGTGACATTCTTGCGATCGAGCTCCAGGCGCTGGTCGACTTCCAGTTCGATGTCGAGCTGACCGGGTTTAGCTTGGCCGAGGTTGATATTGTTCTGGACGAAGCGAACGAGGCTGATCCCGGCAAGCTCGATGCGCCCGAGGATAAGGTTGCCTTCGCGAGCGGTGCGCCAGTCTCCCGCCAGGGCGACCTGTGGCAACTTGGCCGGCACAAGCTGCTGTGCGGCGATGCACGCAGCGAGATGGATTTCGCGGCACTCATGGGCACCGAGCACGCCGATCTCGTGTTCACCGATCCGCCCTACAACGTGAAGATTGACGGCAACGTCTGCGGTCTCGGCTCGGTCCGCCACCGCGAGTTCGCCTTTGCCAGCGGCGAGATGAGTGAGAACCAGTTCACTGCGTTCCTCGCCGAGACGCTGGGTAATGCCGCCGCGATCATGCGCGACGGGGCCATCGCCTTCGTGTGCATGGACTGGCGCCACATGGGCGAGATGCTGGCCGCAGGACGCGCGGTGTTCACCGAGCTCAAGAACCTCGTGGTTTGGAACAAGACCAACGGCGGCATGGGCGCGTTCTACCGCTCGAAGCACGAGCTGGTGTTCGTGTTCAAGCAGGGCACCGCTCCCCACACCAACAGCTTCGGGTTGGGCGAGACCGGACGCTACCGCACGAACGTGTGGGATTATGCCGGGATCAGCTCGATCAGCGGATCGCGCGCTGACGAGTTGGCGATGCATCCCACGGTCAAACCGGTGGCACTGATCGCCGATGCGATCCGCGACTGTTCGCGCCGCGGTGAACTGGTGCTCGACTGCTTTGGCGGTTCGGGCTCTACGTTGATCGCGGCGGAGAAGACCGGTCGCTGTGCCCGGCTGATCGAGTACGATCCGCTCTATTGCGACACCATCGTACGGCGCTGGGAGAAACTCACCGGCAAGCGCGCTTCTCTCGCGGTTACCGGGGACTGCTTCGAGGACGTCGCCGAGCAGCGGCTCGGGCTTGCCCTTGACGGGGAGGCGGCCTGA